AATGCCCGTGCTGATTTTGCAGGGTACAACGGATTTGCAGGTGCCCGTTGCACAGGCCGAAAAGTTAAAGAAAGCCAAATCAGACGCGCAACTGCTTATCATCCCCGAGATGAACCATATACTCAAAGCCGCGCCTGCAGATACCAAGCAGAACATGGCCACCTATAGCAATCCGGATTTACCGCTGAAACCCGAATTGGTTACCGGTATTGTTGATTTTATAGGGAAGGTAAAGTAGGGGGCATTTTTCTAAAAACTCTTTCCTTTGGAGAGGGTTGGTGAGGTCTTACTTCCAAGCCCCAAGCATCCTCCTGATGGCCAGTATTTCGCCTGTATGGTATGCCGTATGGTCTCCTATTTGCAGCGCCTCGCGCAATAAGTTTTGCCCGGAGCCGTGCGCAAACGGCTCGTAAATATTATCTGCGTTTTTCAGCAGGCTGATAAACTCATTTAAATCATTCTCAATTTGTGAGAGCGATTGATTCCAGGCATCATCACTTGCAGGCTCCGCCTCTTCGGGCCAGTATTCATCAGGCCAGTTTGGAGATTGATGGCCGGCATCCCGGCTGAATTCCAGCATATCCCATTGGGC
This Mucilaginibacter defluvii DNA region includes the following protein-coding sequences:
- a CDS encoding DinB family protein; the protein is MNEQHNTLINELVNFLNGKGAHVSFAEAVEGLSAELRGKTPDNMPYSIWQLVEHIRIAQWDMLEFSRDAGHQSPNWPDEYWPEEAEPASDDAWNQSLSQIENDLNEFISLLKNADNIYEPFAHGSGQNLLREALQIGDHTAYHTGEILAIRRMLGAWK